The genomic segment TTTGCGTATGCCTTTAAGTTTCTTGAGGGCAAGTCCAAAGCACCATAAACTATGAGTGTGGCCCTTTTTGCGTATATCTCAGGAAAATCTCCACCCAAGACCTTCACCTTTGAAAGAAGCCTACCCTCTTCTATGGTATGTTCCCCCTCCACCCGAAGGACCACAAAACCCTCTCCCAGATCTTCGTCAAAAAGAAAGGGATCCTGACCCCTTTGAATGGAAAAAAGAACAGACAGGAGGAAAAAAACTATCGGAAGATACTTAAGCTTCTCCAAGGTGTTTCATAACTGTTTCCATATCTTTGTCCCCTCTGCCCGAGAGGTTCAGAATCACCACATCTTCTTTGTCAAGCCCTCTGGCTATCTCCACAGTTTTCAAAACCGCGTGAGCTGGCTCCAAGGCTGGAATTATACCTTCGAGCCTTGAAAGCAGTTTAAAGCCCTCTATGGCTTCTTCATCGGTAGCGTATACATACTCTGCCCTTCCAGTCTCAAAAAGGTAGGCGTGCTCTGGTCCCACTCCCGGATAGTCAAGCCCCGCAGATATAGAGTAAGTGGTCTTTATCTGGCCCTCTTCATCTTGCAAAAAGTAAGACTTCATACCATGAAGCACTCCAACTTTTCCACCGTTTATTGAAGCGGCGTGTTTACCCGTTTCTATACCCAGCCCGCCAGCTTCCACACCTACAAGCCTTACCCCTTCTTCCTCCACAAAAGGATAGAATATTCCCATAGCGTTGGAGCCCCCACCTACGCATGCTACAACAGCCTTGGGAAGTTTTCTCTCCAACTCTAAGATCTGCCTTTTTGTCTCATCTCCTATAATCCTCTGAAAGTCTCTTACGATGGTTGGAAAGGGGTGGGGACCAACCACGGAGCCTATTATGTAATGGGTGGTTTCCACGTTGGAAACCCAGTCCCTTAGAGCTTCGTTTATTGCATCCTTTAAGGTCCTGCTTCCGCTCTTTACTATTCTTACCTGTGCTCCCAGTAGCTTCATTCTAAAAACGTTTAATCTCTGCCTTTGGGCATCCTCCTCTCCCATATAGACCACGCATTCAAGCCCTAAAAGAGCGCAGGCGGTTGCGGTTGCCACGCCGTGCTGTCCTGCTCCGGTTTCTGCTATGATCCTTCTTTTGCCCATCCTCCTTGCCAAAAGAGCCTGACCGAGCGTGTTGTTTATCTTGTGAGCACCCGTATGCAAAAGGTCTTCCCTTTTCAGGTAGATTTTAGCTCCTCCTGCGTATTCAGTTAGGTTCTTGGCAAGGTAGAGGGGAGTAGGTCTGCCCGCAAAGTCTCTTAGGTATAAGCGTAGCTCTTCCCAAAAGCTCTCGTCTGTTTTTATCTTTTCGTATTCTTCTTCTAACTGCTCTAAGGCGTACATCAAGGTTTCTGGAACAAACCTGCCCCCAAAGGTACCAAAGTATCCACGCCGCATCAATATAATATTAAACAAAAGCCAGAATTTCTGAAAGGTTTTTGGGTTCAAGTTTTATATTTTTTTCTGGAACTTCCAAAAAGATTTTAAGCGGATGCATTGATTTGTGTTTTAGAGCTTCACTGTAGAACTCTCTACCTTGATTCTCCTGTCCCAAGGCTAAGTTAGCAAGAGAGAGCAAAAGATATTTTTCGTAGCAATCTTCTGCAATCATAAGCCATTTTGTAGCTTCCAAGTATTTAAATTCTGTTATATACCTTACACCTATCCAAAAGGGAGATTTTTCCTGTTTGAGGTCTTCCTTACTTAATTTCTTACCGTCTTTGTATATTGAGATTCTAAACCTTACCCTCATCAGAAGTCCAAGTCGTAGTCTTCTGTAGAAATATCCTCTTCTATCTGTTGCGGTGTATAGGGTTCTACTCTGCTTTTGTAGGTGGGTGACAGAGACTTAAACATCGTGGTGTCTTTCATAAAAGCCAACCTTACTATTCCCGTAGGTCCCTGTCTTTGCTTTGCCACTATTATTTCTGCTATACCCTCTTCTTCTGGTGGTGGATTTTTCTTGTAATACTCTGGCCTGTGGATAAAAAGGATAAGGTCCGCATCCTGTTCAATCTGACCAGACTCTCTGAGATCCGCAAGTTGAGGCCTTTTGTCGCTCCTGTGCTCCACTTGACGGGAGAGCTGTGCTAAGGCTACCACCGGGACCGCAATTTCTTTTGCCAGAGCTTTGAGATTTCTTGAAATTTCAGCCACTTCTTCTTGGCGAGAGCTTCTTCTGTGGGGCGGCCTAAGAAGCTGTAGATAATCTACGAATATTATCTGAACTCCTTTGTCCTTCTTTAACTTCCTACTTTTTATCCTAAGTTCTGTAGTGGAGAGTGTGGGAGTATCGTCTATGTATATATTGCAGGAGGAAAGTTCCAAGGCAGCGCTTAGCAATCTTTCCCAGTCCTCTTCGGATATAAAACCTTTCCTTATGTTTTGAAGGGGCACCTTTGAGAGCATAGAAAGCATTCTCATGACAAGCTGTTCTTTGCTCATCTCCAAAGAGAATATAGCTAGAGGGATCCTTTCTTCCAGAGCAAGGTTCATCGCCATGGACAACATAAAACTCGTCTTTCCCATACCAGGCCTTGCAGCCACTATAACAAGGTCAGATGGATGAAAGCCTGTGGTTAGCATGTCCAAGTCTATGTAGCCAGAAGGTGTTCCAGTTACTAACTTCTCCTCGCTTCTTCTCTTTTCTATTATTTCTAAAACCTGGTTTGTTATCTCCTTTATGTGTTGGTAGTGGGTAACATGGTGCTTTTCCGAGATCTCGTATATCCTCTGTGTGGCCTTCTCAATCAAATTGCTGAGGTCTGGACTTTCTTTTATTCCTTTTAGTATTTCTATGGACAACTCCATAAGCCTTCTAAGCCCTGCCTTTTCTTTTACACTGTTTATCGCTTCTTCTAAGAGCACTCCTTCTGCTGCCTCCTGTGCTAAGGCGTACACAAAATCCATACTGATCCTATTTTGCAATCCAGATTTTACGATGTAATTGTTTAGGACTATATCATCCCAATCTCTACCCTTGTCTTCCCAAACTCTGCAGAGGAGCGAAAAGACAGTTCGGTGATCTTCAAAGAAAAAATCTTCTTCTTTTAGGTATTCAAGGACCGTGGGTATATTTTCGGGATCTTTTATCATGGCACCTAAGACTGCCCTTTCTGCCAGTTCATCCTTAGGAAGGTCTGTTTGGTCTATCATGGTATATAATTTTAATAATAGCCGGAGTGGCGGAATTGGCAGACGCGCTGTCTTGAGGGGGCAGTGCCCGTGAGGGCGTGTGGGTTCGACTCCCACCTCCGGCACCAAAAGTAAATGGGATTAATAAAACACAGCATAGCCTTTTCTGTAGCCACTTTTATAAGCAGAGCTGTAGG from the Thermocrinis sp. genome contains:
- the trpB gene encoding tryptophan synthase subunit beta yields the protein MRRGYFGTFGGRFVPETLMYALEQLEEEYEKIKTDESFWEELRLYLRDFAGRPTPLYLAKNLTEYAGGAKIYLKREDLLHTGAHKINNTLGQALLARRMGKRRIIAETGAGQHGVATATACALLGLECVVYMGEEDAQRQRLNVFRMKLLGAQVRIVKSGSRTLKDAINEALRDWVSNVETTHYIIGSVVGPHPFPTIVRDFQRIIGDETKRQILELERKLPKAVVACVGGGSNAMGIFYPFVEEEGVRLVGVEAGGLGIETGKHAASINGGKVGVLHGMKSYFLQDEEGQIKTTYSISAGLDYPGVGPEHAYLFETGRAEYVYATDEEAIEGFKLLSRLEGIIPALEPAHAVLKTVEIARGLDKEDVVILNLSGRGDKDMETVMKHLGEA
- the dnaB gene encoding replicative DNA helicase, which translates into the protein MIDQTDLPKDELAERAVLGAMIKDPENIPTVLEYLKEEDFFFEDHRTVFSLLCRVWEDKGRDWDDIVLNNYIVKSGLQNRISMDFVYALAQEAAEGVLLEEAINSVKEKAGLRRLMELSIEILKGIKESPDLSNLIEKATQRIYEISEKHHVTHYQHIKEITNQVLEIIEKRRSEEKLVTGTPSGYIDLDMLTTGFHPSDLVIVAARPGMGKTSFMLSMAMNLALEERIPLAIFSLEMSKEQLVMRMLSMLSKVPLQNIRKGFISEEDWERLLSAALELSSCNIYIDDTPTLSTTELRIKSRKLKKDKGVQIIFVDYLQLLRPPHRRSSRQEEVAEISRNLKALAKEIAVPVVALAQLSRQVEHRSDKRPQLADLRESGQIEQDADLILFIHRPEYYKKNPPPEEEGIAEIIVAKQRQGPTGIVRLAFMKDTTMFKSLSPTYKSRVEPYTPQQIEEDISTEDYDLDF